A genomic window from Desulfovibrio sp. X2 includes:
- a CDS encoding PEP/pyruvate-binding domain-containing protein: MVSLSGLLDVLAFWRRRKAPLHFGVLFKTFRTILERNNRILEQMGDMGDKLGGEYVFDRQYIVSACETLGDQVFKLISDLSVLARNKNDGLFAVFANIQHEIHEELAGRHAMPEVSLVLDLDKLSSDLFESAGNKLAVLGDVRNVLGMETPDGFVVTAKAFMDFMAQNGLPELIETRLKAWDGEDEAVFSELCHDVREQILGGKIPKPLRNAVNAALDKLARRNGRGELHMALRSSAWGEDSESSFAGQYETVLNVTPDNFFTAYRTVLASAYSEMAWRYRLHRGYREHEMVMPVGCQLMVEAAVSGGLYTLAPVGQEREVMVVNAAWGLGAPVVDGTGEADTFILGRSSPYPVHSAEIAHKAKAMILSSASGTAYEDVPEARRDVQSLTPEQLERLAQAAMTLERFYKRPQDVEWAFTRDGTLNILQSRPLNMRSRLPEFAPCPEEATRDAEVVFQGRGTVVQRGVAVGRVFVVHGHEDLDEFPYGAILVSRYTSPRFAKVMRKAQGIITDVGSPTGHMATIAREYRVPTVVGTGMATKLLKTGEEITLDASTNAVYRGALGELCRYELTEVDVFEDAYEYRLLRRVLRRITPLHLHDPHAASFNPAECRTYHDITRFVHERSVEELIGLSERGENFSDATPRHLVTKLPLGLTVIDIEDGLAPLDPEADATSEDVTSIPLRALLEGLTASDMWSTEPAPVDLKSFMSSFTRTTAAAAATDRSERNLAVVSRSYMNLNLRLGYHFTLIDAFITPEINDNYIYFRFLGGVTDMARRSRRAKCIGDILESTDFRVEVRGDLVVGRVKKLAKKRMVERMMLLGGLIGYTRQLDVHMDCDEDITRHAACFCERIEALLEEHRERREWRTG, translated from the coding sequence ATGGTTTCGCTTTCCGGTCTATTGGACGTGCTCGCCTTCTGGCGGCGCCGCAAGGCTCCTCTCCACTTCGGGGTGCTCTTCAAGACGTTCCGTACCATTTTGGAACGCAACAACCGCATCCTGGAGCAGATGGGGGACATGGGCGACAAGCTGGGGGGCGAGTACGTCTTCGACCGGCAGTACATCGTCTCCGCCTGCGAGACCCTGGGCGACCAGGTCTTCAAGCTCATCTCGGACCTGAGCGTGCTGGCGCGCAACAAGAACGACGGCCTCTTCGCCGTGTTCGCGAACATCCAGCACGAGATCCACGAGGAGCTCGCCGGGCGCCACGCCATGCCCGAGGTCAGCCTGGTCCTCGACCTGGACAAGCTGAGCTCGGACCTCTTCGAGTCCGCGGGCAACAAGCTGGCCGTGCTCGGCGACGTGCGCAACGTGCTCGGCATGGAGACCCCGGACGGCTTCGTGGTCACGGCCAAGGCCTTCATGGACTTCATGGCGCAAAACGGCCTGCCCGAGCTCATCGAGACGCGGCTGAAGGCCTGGGACGGCGAGGACGAGGCGGTCTTCTCCGAGCTCTGCCACGACGTGCGCGAGCAGATCCTGGGCGGCAAGATCCCAAAGCCCCTGCGCAACGCGGTCAACGCCGCCCTGGACAAGCTCGCGCGGCGCAACGGCCGGGGCGAGCTGCACATGGCCCTGCGCAGCAGCGCCTGGGGCGAGGACTCGGAATCGAGCTTCGCCGGGCAGTACGAGACCGTGCTGAACGTCACCCCCGACAATTTCTTCACCGCCTACCGCACGGTGCTGGCCAGCGCCTATTCCGAGATGGCCTGGCGCTACCGGCTGCACCGCGGCTACCGCGAGCACGAGATGGTCATGCCCGTGGGCTGCCAGCTCATGGTCGAGGCCGCGGTCAGCGGCGGGCTCTACACCCTGGCCCCGGTGGGCCAGGAGCGCGAGGTCATGGTCGTGAACGCGGCCTGGGGCCTGGGCGCGCCCGTGGTGGACGGCACCGGCGAGGCCGACACCTTCATCCTCGGCCGCAGCTCGCCCTATCCCGTGCACTCAGCGGAGATCGCGCACAAGGCCAAGGCCATGATCCTGTCTTCCGCGAGCGGCACCGCCTACGAGGACGTGCCCGAGGCGCGCCGGGACGTGCAGAGCCTCACTCCCGAGCAGCTCGAACGCCTGGCCCAGGCGGCCATGACCCTCGAGCGCTTCTACAAGCGTCCCCAGGACGTGGAGTGGGCCTTCACCCGCGACGGAACGCTCAACATCCTGCAGTCCAGGCCGCTCAACATGCGCTCCAGGCTGCCGGAGTTCGCGCCCTGTCCGGAGGAGGCCACGCGCGACGCGGAGGTCGTGTTCCAGGGCCGGGGCACGGTGGTGCAGCGGGGCGTGGCCGTGGGCCGGGTCTTCGTCGTGCACGGCCACGAGGACCTGGACGAGTTCCCCTACGGCGCCATCCTCGTCTCGCGCTACACCTCGCCGCGCTTCGCCAAGGTCATGCGCAAGGCCCAGGGCATCATCACCGACGTGGGCTCGCCCACCGGCCACATGGCGACCATCGCGCGCGAGTACCGCGTGCCCACGGTGGTCGGCACGGGCATGGCCACCAAGCTTTTGAAGACCGGCGAGGAGATCACCCTGGACGCCTCGACCAACGCGGTCTACCGCGGGGCGCTGGGCGAGCTGTGCCGCTACGAGCTGACCGAGGTGGACGTCTTCGAGGACGCCTACGAGTACCGGCTGCTCCGGCGCGTGCTGCGGCGCATCACCCCGCTGCACCTGCACGACCCGCACGCCGCGAGCTTCAACCCGGCGGAGTGCCGCACCTACCACGACATCACCCGCTTCGTGCACGAGCGCTCCGTGGAGGAGCTGATCGGACTCTCCGAGCGGGGCGAAAACTTCTCCGACGCCACGCCGCGCCACCTGGTCACCAAGCTGCCGCTCGGCCTCACGGTCATCGACATCGAGGACGGCCTCGCGCCGCTCGATCCCGAGGCCGACGCCACGAGCGAGGACGTGACCTCCATCCCCCTGCGCGCCCTGCTGGAGGGGCTGACCGCCTCGGACATGTGGTCCACCGAGCCCGCGCCCGTGGATCTGAAGAGCTTCATGTCCAGCTTCACGCGCACCACCGCGGCGGCCGCGGCCACGGACCGCTCGGAGCGCAACCTGGCCGTGGTCTCGCGCTCCTACATGAACCTGAACCTGCGCCTCGGCTACCACTTCACGCTCATAGACGCCTTCATCACCCCGGAGATCAACGACAACTACATCTATTTCCGCTTCCTGGGCGGGGTCACGGACATGGCCCGCCGCTCGCGCCGCGCCAAATGCATCGGCGATATCCTGGAATCCACCGATTTTCGGGTGGAAGTCCGCGGCGACCTGGTGGTAGGACGGGTGAAGAAGCTCGCCAAGAAGCGTATGGTGGAGCGCATGATGCTGCTCGGGGGGCTCATCGGCT